Proteins encoded by one window of Bryobacteraceae bacterium:
- a CDS encoding translation initiation factor IF-1: MGFDPAVNEEESGGGELLGTVIELLASAKCRVELENRKRIVAHPGPASKSNFVRLRPGDQVAVILSPRDETRGRIVRLIEAQVRGRDRGVL, translated from the coding sequence GTGGGTTTTGACCCGGCCGTGAACGAGGAAGAGTCGGGCGGCGGAGAGCTGCTCGGGACGGTGATCGAGCTGCTGGCGAGCGCCAAGTGCCGCGTCGAGCTTGAGAACCGGAAGCGGATCGTGGCCCATCCGGGCCCCGCTTCGAAATCGAATTTCGTCCGGCTTCGTCCGGGCGACCAGGTAGCGGTGATCCTGTCGCCGCGCGACGAAACCCGGGGCCGGATCGTCCGGCTGATCGAAGCGCAGGTGCGAGGCCGGGACCGGGGAGTTTTGTAG
- the rpmJ gene encoding 50S ribosomal protein L36 encodes MKVRASVKRVCEKCKLIHRHGVVRIICVNPKHKQRQG; translated from the coding sequence ATGAAGGTGCGAGCATCGGTTAAACGAGTTTGCGAGAAGTGCAAACTGATCCACCGCCACGGCGTGGTGCGCATCATTTGCGTCAACCCCAAGCACAAGCAGCGGCAGGGTTAA
- the rpsM gene encoding 30S ribosomal protein S13, with amino-acid sequence MARIVGVDLPPRKRAEIGLTYIYGVGRTRAKSILFRAGIEFDKKIQDLTEDEVSRIRQILEDEGSNEGDLRKELSLNIKRLIEMGSYRGLRHRRSLPARGQRTHTNARTRKGPRRATVAGKKKAGK; translated from the coding sequence ATGGCGCGTATCGTTGGCGTGGACCTCCCGCCCCGGAAACGGGCGGAGATCGGGCTCACCTATATCTACGGCGTGGGACGCACCCGCGCAAAGTCGATCCTGTTTCGCGCGGGCATCGAGTTCGACAAGAAGATCCAGGACCTCACCGAAGACGAAGTGAGCCGGATCCGTCAAATTCTCGAAGACGAAGGCTCCAACGAGGGCGACCTCCGCAAGGAACTTTCGCTCAACATCAAGCGGCTGATCGAAATGGGCTCCTACCGGGGCCTCCGCCATCGCCGGAGCCTGCCGGCGCGCGGCCAGCGGACACACACCAACGCGCGGACGCGGAAGGGACCGCGGCGGGCCACGGTTGCCGGAAAGAAAAAGGCGGGCAAGTAA
- the rpsK gene encoding 30S ribosomal protein S11 translates to MAKQQKAAGKKKVFKKREKRSVPVGQVFVQASFNNTIVTITDPLGNVLCWSSAGSLGFRGSRKGTPFAAQQASLTAGNKAKESGLRTVDVYVSGPGSGRESAVRALSTLGIEVKSIRDTTPIPHNGCRPPKKRRV, encoded by the coding sequence ATGGCAAAACAGCAAAAAGCGGCCGGCAAGAAGAAGGTTTTCAAGAAGCGCGAAAAGCGGAGCGTGCCGGTGGGCCAGGTCTTCGTGCAGGCCTCGTTCAACAACACGATCGTCACCATCACCGATCCGTTGGGGAACGTCCTGTGCTGGTCGAGCGCGGGCTCGCTCGGGTTCCGCGGATCGCGGAAAGGGACGCCGTTCGCCGCCCAGCAGGCCTCGCTCACCGCGGGCAACAAGGCGAAGGAATCGGGATTGCGCACCGTCGACGTGTACGTGAGCGGCCCGGGATCCGGGCGCGAATCGGCGGTCCGCGCGCTGTCCACGCTCGGGATCGAAGTAAAGTCGATCCGCGACACCACGCCGATCCCGCACAACGGCTGCCGCCCACCCAAGAAGCGCCGCGTCTGA
- the rpsD gene encoding 30S ribosomal protein S4 has protein sequence MARYTGPVCRQCRREGMKLFLKGERCHTEKCAIEKRNFPPGQHGKARKPKMLGYGIQLREKQKVRRIYGMGERQFRNLFEKAARVKGITGENLLGMLERRLDNVIYRMGFGTSRAQSRQVVRHGHIQVNGRKVNIPSFQVKPNDVVEVREASKKNPTILGARDATAHAPVPNWLEVDRDAFRGRVIAQPKRDELVQIQINEQQIVELYSK, from the coding sequence GTGGCTCGATATACTGGCCCGGTCTGCCGGCAGTGCCGGCGCGAGGGCATGAAGCTATTCCTCAAAGGTGAACGCTGCCATACCGAGAAGTGCGCCATCGAAAAGCGCAACTTCCCCCCCGGACAGCACGGCAAGGCCCGCAAACCGAAGATGCTCGGCTATGGCATCCAGTTGCGCGAAAAGCAGAAGGTCCGCCGGATCTACGGAATGGGCGAACGCCAGTTCCGCAATCTGTTCGAAAAGGCCGCCCGGGTAAAGGGCATCACCGGTGAGAACCTGCTCGGGATGCTCGAGCGCCGTCTCGACAACGTGATTTACCGCATGGGCTTCGGCACCAGCCGCGCCCAGTCCCGCCAGGTTGTCCGCCACGGCCACATCCAGGTGAACGGCCGTAAGGTCAACATCCCCTCGTTTCAGGTGAAGCCCAACGACGTCGTCGAAGTCCGCGAGGCCAGCAAGAAAAACCCCACCATCCTCGGCGCCCGCGACGCTACGGCGCACGCGCCGGTGCCCAACTGGCTCGAAGTCGATCGCGACGCCTTCCGCGGCCGCGTCATCGCTCAGCCAAAACGCGACGAACTCGTTCAGATCCAGATCAACGAACAGCAGATCGTCGAACTGTACTCGAAGTAG
- a CDS encoding DNA-directed RNA polymerase subunit alpha produces the protein MFKGFQKPKRLVANTETLTDRYGMFWAQPFERGFGTTIGSSLRRVLLSSIEGCAITAVRIEGVSHEFSPIPGVVEDATDIILNLKQVPFKMVGEGVHSARIWVDQPGEVLSGQIQTSPEVEVLDRHMHIATVSEGGKLHIELRLKSGRGYVAADRNFDDDLPVDYIPIDSVHSPVRKVNFAVENARLGQMTDYDKLTLEVWTNGAISPQDAIGQAAKLLKDHMTIFINFEEVTEVAEEPAERAINQMNEVLNRSVEELELSVRSYNCLKNANIQTIGDLVQKTEAEMLRTKNFGRKSLNEIKEILGNLSLSFGMRFDSQGRLISPSGQPVTIGEAAAE, from the coding sequence ATGTTCAAGGGATTCCAGAAACCGAAGCGGCTTGTCGCCAACACCGAGACTCTCACGGACCGGTATGGCATGTTCTGGGCGCAGCCGTTCGAACGCGGCTTCGGCACCACCATCGGCAGCAGCCTCCGCCGCGTGCTGCTCAGCTCGATTGAGGGCTGCGCCATCACTGCGGTGCGAATCGAAGGCGTTTCGCACGAATTCAGCCCGATTCCCGGCGTCGTCGAAGACGCCACCGACATCATCCTTAACCTGAAGCAGGTGCCTTTCAAGATGGTGGGCGAAGGCGTCCACTCGGCGCGCATCTGGGTCGACCAGCCCGGCGAAGTGCTGAGCGGCCAGATTCAAACCAGCCCCGAAGTGGAAGTGCTCGATCGCCACATGCACATCGCCACGGTGAGCGAAGGCGGGAAGCTTCACATCGAACTGCGGCTCAAGAGCGGCCGCGGGTACGTCGCCGCTGACCGTAACTTCGACGACGACCTGCCGGTGGACTACATTCCGATCGACTCCGTCCACTCGCCCGTCCGCAAGGTGAACTTCGCCGTCGAGAACGCCCGTCTCGGTCAGATGACCGACTACGACAAGCTCACGCTCGAGGTGTGGACCAACGGCGCCATCTCGCCGCAGGACGCCATCGGCCAGGCGGCCAAGCTCCTGAAGGACCACATGACCATCTTCATTAACTTCGAAGAGGTCACCGAGGTCGCCGAAGAGCCCGCCGAGCGCGCCATCAACCAGATGAACGAGGTGCTCAACCGGAGCGTGGAAGAGTTGGAGCTTTCGGTTCGTTCCTACAACTGCCTCAAGAACGCCAACATTCAAACCATTGGCGATCTGGTGCAGAAGACCGAAGCTGAGATGCTTCGCACGAAGAACTTCGGCCGCAAGTCGCTCAACGAGATCAAGGAGATCCTGGGCAACTTGAGCCTTTCGTTCGGCATGCGGTTCGATTCGCAGGGGCGGCTGATTTCGCCGTCCGGCCAGCCGGTGACCATCGGCGAAGCTGCGGCAGAGTAA